The following are from one region of the Sandaracinus amylolyticus genome:
- a CDS encoding terminase large subunit domain-containing protein, which produces MGAIAARVARIERERAKVIARRARFGRSRAIEPGRLLTLVPRVSPQLQEPEHLEPVANEIERALDETVEVCISVPPRHGKTTLLVHAIVWLLLRDPTCTILYASYAHGFAAKQVRKAMRLAVKAGIALGDVRRRDEWTTAAGGGVKACGVGGQITGEGFRVVFVDDPHKNRAEAESRRIRERVIDGFREDIYTRQDPRGTSVFVVHTRWHENDLIGELTRAQASNDDVEAVPPFKLLNLTAISGAANDGAYGLRALAPKLFTLDRLQRLRARVGEYGWWSLYMGSPRPRSGAVFGDPNLVDELESTGTFRYAIGVDIARTARTRSDHNAAVVLRLNVETGTIDVVEALREQGVLADRRDVEREGAIDPGFARRLHALVGRYPGARVVMYTGRTEDQLLELLASHADYPVYIDAWPATTEKFERAQGWAGAYNDPRGRVRIPRKAMWASKFIAEHSAFTGNKGDPDDQVDAAAAAFDALRQSDGLEVLTPSSGARRDAADAGVASRARRRARGFFAG; this is translated from the coding sequence GTGGGCGCGATCGCGGCACGAGTCGCACGGATCGAGCGCGAGCGCGCGAAGGTGATCGCACGTCGTGCTCGCTTCGGGCGCTCGCGCGCGATCGAGCCGGGCCGACTGCTGACGCTCGTCCCGCGCGTCTCGCCGCAGCTGCAGGAGCCCGAGCACCTCGAACCCGTCGCGAACGAGATCGAGCGCGCGCTCGACGAGACGGTCGAGGTCTGCATCTCGGTCCCGCCCCGGCACGGCAAGACGACGCTCCTCGTGCACGCGATCGTGTGGCTGCTCCTGCGCGATCCGACGTGCACCATCCTCTACGCGTCGTACGCGCACGGCTTCGCCGCGAAGCAGGTGCGCAAGGCGATGCGCCTCGCGGTGAAGGCCGGGATCGCGCTCGGCGACGTGCGCCGGCGCGACGAGTGGACGACGGCCGCGGGCGGCGGCGTGAAGGCCTGCGGCGTCGGCGGGCAGATCACCGGCGAGGGCTTCCGGGTCGTCTTCGTCGACGACCCGCACAAGAACCGCGCAGAGGCGGAGTCGCGCCGAATTCGCGAGCGCGTGATCGACGGCTTCCGCGAGGACATCTACACGCGCCAGGACCCGCGCGGCACGAGCGTGTTCGTCGTCCACACGCGCTGGCACGAGAACGACCTGATCGGCGAGCTCACCCGCGCGCAGGCGTCGAACGACGACGTCGAGGCGGTGCCGCCGTTCAAGCTGCTCAACCTCACCGCGATCAGCGGGGCCGCCAACGACGGCGCGTACGGGCTGCGCGCGCTCGCTCCGAAGCTCTTCACGCTCGACCGGCTGCAGCGCCTTCGCGCGCGCGTCGGCGAGTACGGGTGGTGGTCGCTCTACATGGGTTCGCCGCGCCCGCGCTCGGGCGCGGTGTTCGGCGATCCGAACCTCGTCGACGAGCTCGAGAGCACGGGCACGTTCCGGTACGCGATCGGCGTCGACATCGCGCGCACGGCGCGCACGCGCAGCGACCACAACGCCGCCGTCGTGCTGCGCCTGAACGTCGAGACCGGGACGATCGACGTCGTCGAGGCTCTCCGCGAGCAGGGCGTGCTCGCCGACCGGCGCGACGTCGAGCGCGAGGGCGCGATCGATCCGGGCTTCGCGCGGCGTCTGCACGCGCTCGTCGGGCGCTACCCGGGCGCGCGCGTCGTCATGTACACGGGGCGCACCGAGGACCAGCTGCTCGAGCTGCTCGCGAGCCACGCGGACTATCCCGTCTACATCGACGCGTGGCCTGCGACGACGGAGAAGTTCGAGCGCGCGCAGGGATGGGCCGGCGCATACAACGACCCGCGCGGCCGCGTGCGCATCCCGCGCAAGGCGATGTGGGCGTCGAAGTTCATCGCCGAGCACTCGGCGTTCACGGGCAACAAGGGCGATCCGGACGACCAGGTCGACGCAGCGGCCGCGGCGTTCGATGCGCTGCGGCAGAGCGACGGCCTCGAAGTGCTCACGCCCTCGAGCGGCGCGCGCCGCGACGCGGCCGATGCGGGGGTGGCGTCCCGCGCTCGACGCCGCGCCCGCGGCTTCTTCGCGGGGTGA
- a CDS encoding phage portal protein family protein, which yields MSNAEEQQTAAPLVVRPVTRRIARATVRDQRDLSSKFAEFTPAKLGSILRETERGRVENWADLCDRMVIDAGVRAAYETRIAAVSGARREVLPGHTGDPARDRYADDARAFVENIIEQHPTFDDVIHDLLDGIGKGAAFAEIEWRFEDNTWLPVGLHWVHARRFMYSRTWEPRLVDDGERVHAEGLPLEPGKWIVHTPKTTSGYPALTGVFRSVCWPYLFKKWGQQFWLSGAERFAWPFMWARVPRDASREVREKALESMEQLSADHAAVIEEPAAFQLLESTMKDAGTWKEFDLAMNNEIAKAILGMTDLNQPSRIGAYASVESRRGATVDARIALDERSLAATIRRDLTKYLIWFNRHRFGGVFAPVPRIGWVVASKKTEGAELSDSQVSAVAAIVAAVEAGTRTPETGALMIRLAAPSITPQEAVNLARAAAASRPKSEPTEPSDALAEQESTEDPIQPETEWIDTEDGHRLQVTSVSETTVFFVDLDAPNPARQWSWRRASFIERTRPAPAASGLEDGDDGTGRKSDEVGLAKRVLAHPKGVLRDGADDLVDVTKREAYVLGKWARRGWWEYGSSLRGGWLTDEGRAALSTIVAST from the coding sequence GTGAGCAACGCCGAAGAGCAGCAGACCGCAGCGCCGCTCGTCGTGCGGCCGGTCACGCGCCGCATCGCGCGCGCGACGGTGCGAGACCAGCGCGACCTCAGCTCGAAGTTCGCAGAGTTCACGCCCGCGAAGCTCGGATCGATCCTTCGCGAAACCGAGCGCGGGCGCGTCGAGAACTGGGCCGATCTCTGCGACCGCATGGTGATCGACGCTGGCGTGCGCGCCGCGTACGAGACGCGCATCGCGGCGGTGAGCGGCGCGCGCCGCGAGGTGCTGCCCGGGCACACCGGCGATCCCGCGCGCGACCGCTACGCCGACGACGCGCGCGCGTTCGTCGAGAACATCATCGAGCAGCACCCGACGTTCGACGACGTCATCCACGATCTTCTCGACGGCATCGGGAAGGGCGCTGCGTTCGCCGAGATCGAGTGGCGCTTCGAGGACAACACGTGGCTGCCCGTCGGCCTGCACTGGGTCCACGCGCGCCGGTTCATGTACTCGCGCACCTGGGAGCCGCGGCTCGTCGACGACGGCGAGCGCGTGCACGCCGAGGGGCTCCCGCTCGAGCCCGGCAAGTGGATCGTCCACACGCCGAAGACGACGAGCGGATACCCCGCGCTCACCGGCGTCTTCCGCTCGGTGTGCTGGCCCTACTTGTTCAAGAAGTGGGGCCAGCAGTTCTGGCTCAGCGGCGCCGAGCGCTTCGCATGGCCCTTCATGTGGGCGAGGGTCCCGCGCGACGCATCGCGCGAGGTCCGCGAGAAGGCCCTCGAGTCGATGGAGCAGCTCTCCGCCGATCACGCGGCGGTCATCGAAGAGCCGGCCGCGTTCCAGTTGCTCGAGTCGACGATGAAGGACGCGGGGACGTGGAAAGAGTTCGACCTCGCGATGAACAACGAGATCGCCAAGGCGATCCTCGGCATGACCGACCTCAACCAGCCGTCGCGCATCGGCGCCTACGCGTCGGTCGAGAGCCGCCGGGGCGCCACCGTCGACGCGCGCATCGCGCTCGACGAGCGCTCGCTCGCCGCGACGATCCGCCGCGATCTCACGAAGTACCTGATCTGGTTCAATCGCCACCGCTTCGGCGGCGTGTTCGCGCCCGTGCCGCGCATCGGGTGGGTCGTCGCGAGCAAGAAGACGGAGGGCGCCGAGCTCAGCGACTCGCAGGTGAGCGCGGTCGCGGCGATCGTCGCAGCCGTCGAGGCGGGCACGCGCACGCCCGAGACCGGCGCTCTCATGATTCGACTCGCCGCGCCCTCGATCACGCCGCAAGAGGCCGTGAACCTCGCGCGCGCGGCCGCGGCGTCGAGGCCGAAGAGCGAGCCGACGGAGCCGAGCGACGCGCTCGCCGAGCAGGAGTCCACAGAGGACCCGATCCAGCCCGAGACCGAGTGGATCGACACCGAGGACGGGCACCGGCTGCAGGTCACCTCGGTGAGCGAGACGACGGTGTTCTTCGTCGACCTCGACGCGCCGAATCCCGCGCGCCAGTGGAGCTGGCGCCGAGCATCGTTTATCGAGCGCACGCGCCCCGCGCCGGCCGCGAGCGGCCTCGAGGACGGCGATGATGGCACCGGTCGCAAGTCTGACGAGGTCGGGCTCGCGAAGCGCGTGCTCGCGCATCCGAAGGGCGTGCTCCGCGACGGCGCCGACGACCTCGTCGATGTCACGAAGCGCGAGGCGTACGTCCTCGGCAAGTGGGCTCGCCGTGGGTGGTGGGAGTACGGTAGTTCGCTCCGTGGCGGCTGGCTCACGGACGAGGGGCGCGCGGCGCTGTCGACGATCGTCGCGAGCACGTAG
- a CDS encoding Mu-like prophage major head subunit gpT family protein — MAITNYATNYAAATTAFHQGFEELFNRQRTPLFSMICEEVPVTGLTLEAPFLGDDSPVRKWIGSKRFQDLRSFRQSYPVEPYEKSLRIPALNVRHDSSGAIARRISAFLQSVVSYFDKPVFDMLMSNPVGFDGVALCSTSHPFGPNGGVQSNKSNNPLSHSEYRAALKTMGGWLSENGEPLEMSGTVLLVGTDQEDIALEVAGVDKPVNVGQTGTLDANANVVGVTTVKNVFQGRTTVIVSPRVSATKWAVLDMSKPGLAPLVIGVARKPEAIAMDKPDSPARFERDDWEGSIEADFALGAGVWPTLFGNL; from the coding sequence ATGGCGATCACGAACTACGCGACGAACTACGCGGCGGCGACGACCGCGTTCCACCAGGGCTTCGAGGAGCTCTTCAATCGGCAGCGCACGCCGCTGTTCTCGATGATCTGCGAGGAAGTGCCGGTTACCGGGCTGACGCTCGAGGCCCCCTTCCTCGGCGACGACTCGCCGGTGCGGAAGTGGATCGGGAGCAAGCGCTTCCAGGACCTGCGCTCGTTCCGGCAGAGCTACCCGGTCGAGCCGTACGAGAAGAGCCTGCGCATCCCCGCGCTCAACGTGCGGCACGACTCGAGCGGCGCGATCGCGCGGCGCATCTCGGCGTTCCTGCAGAGCGTCGTGAGCTACTTCGACAAGCCGGTGTTCGACATGCTCATGTCGAACCCCGTCGGGTTCGACGGCGTCGCGCTGTGCTCGACCTCGCACCCGTTCGGACCGAACGGCGGCGTGCAGTCGAACAAGTCGAACAACCCGCTCTCGCACTCCGAGTACCGCGCCGCCCTGAAGACGATGGGCGGCTGGCTCTCGGAGAACGGCGAGCCGCTCGAGATGAGCGGCACGGTGCTGCTCGTGGGCACCGACCAGGAGGACATCGCGCTCGAGGTCGCCGGCGTCGACAAGCCGGTGAACGTCGGGCAGACGGGCACGCTCGACGCGAACGCGAACGTGGTCGGCGTGACGACCGTCAAGAACGTGTTCCAGGGCCGCACGACGGTCATCGTCTCGCCGCGCGTGAGCGCGACGAAGTGGGCGGTGCTCGACATGAGCAAGCCGGGGCTCGCGCCGCTCGTGATCGGCGTCGCGCGCAAGCCCGAGGCGATCGCGATGGACAAGCCCGACAGCCCGGCGCGCTTCGAGCGCGACGACTGGGAGGGCTCGATCGAGGCGGACTTCGCGCTCGGCGCGGGCGTCTGGCCGACGCTCTTCGGGAATCTCTGA
- a CDS encoding phage virion morphogenesis protein, with protein MGVRVEGAREASELLGGIAARLREPTPALRAEADRMLAEARASIGSRTAPDGSDWPAPKKTTARAGERGRPRAPTRRSGRLAASGRVLAEQAEAIVEFTAPYAGFVQDGTGHMEPRRFLPFDGDTPRDEGSLRGLEQRVGDWIVRGAR; from the coding sequence GTGGGCGTGCGTGTCGAGGGAGCGCGCGAAGCGTCGGAACTGCTCGGCGGGATCGCTGCGCGGCTCCGCGAGCCCACCCCCGCGCTCCGCGCCGAGGCAGACCGCATGCTCGCCGAGGCGCGTGCGTCGATCGGGTCGCGTACCGCGCCCGACGGCTCGGACTGGCCCGCACCGAAGAAGACGACCGCACGCGCGGGAGAGCGCGGGCGCCCGCGCGCGCCGACGCGTCGATCGGGTCGCCTCGCAGCATCGGGCCGCGTGCTCGCGGAGCAGGCCGAGGCGATCGTCGAGTTCACCGCGCCCTACGCCGGCTTCGTGCAGGACGGCACCGGCCACATGGAGCCTAGGCGCTTTCTGCCGTTCGACGGGGATACGCCGCGCGACGAGGGGTCGCTGCGCGGTCTCGAGCAGCGCGTCGGCGACTGGATCGTGCGGGGTGCGCGATGA
- a CDS encoding tetratricopeptide repeat protein, which translates to MPIKDLNGVDCVLRVSPFAADVEFPANVRSLYFDWFGRPVEVKRPQRGWLRSLYRINVLAFPMASHDLSSPLSVLPDGADPSSSQRFWSQLYIELAYRSTKVGRFADAAAMLDRVAPDESETLVALALLRIAIGEVDAGQEVLSRLATPDDHPLSRLVDALLETDAERKLELVRLLDIGRPQIPFLWYAQRALIGWYEERMGLKVPIEAVLRRGGSLTLHPSFRPDDLLPAVENGSSPAGKRSGDSTTSKARGGSRPRTSRRA; encoded by the coding sequence ATGCCGATCAAGGATCTCAACGGCGTCGACTGTGTGCTCCGGGTAAGCCCATTCGCGGCCGACGTAGAGTTCCCCGCGAACGTCCGCTCGTTGTATTTCGATTGGTTCGGACGTCCGGTCGAAGTGAAGCGCCCACAGCGCGGGTGGTTGCGTTCGCTCTATCGCATCAACGTGCTCGCGTTCCCGATGGCGTCGCACGACCTTTCTTCGCCCCTCTCGGTCCTGCCGGATGGCGCGGATCCATCGTCTTCGCAGCGCTTCTGGTCGCAGCTGTACATTGAACTCGCCTATCGATCTACGAAGGTCGGTCGATTCGCAGATGCCGCGGCGATGCTGGATAGAGTCGCGCCTGACGAATCCGAGACGCTCGTCGCGCTTGCTTTGCTGCGGATTGCGATCGGGGAGGTTGACGCCGGCCAAGAGGTCCTCTCTAGACTCGCAACGCCGGACGATCACCCGCTCTCTCGGCTGGTGGACGCGCTGCTCGAGACGGACGCCGAGCGGAAGTTGGAACTCGTGCGGTTGCTTGACATTGGTCGCCCACAGATTCCGTTCCTCTGGTACGCGCAGCGCGCGCTGATTGGGTGGTACGAGGAACGGATGGGGCTGAAGGTGCCGATAGAAGCTGTGCTTCGACGTGGCGGGTCGCTCACGCTGCACCCGTCGTTCCGACCGGACGATCTGCTGCCAGCGGTGGAAAACGGGAGCTCGCCCGCTGGGAAGCGTTCAGGAGACTCGACCACGTCTAAAGCTCGCGGTGGATCTCGCCCACGCACATCTCGACGAGCGTGA
- a CDS encoding HNH endonuclease signature motif containing protein produces the protein MSEDEQTRAIPEAVQRALRAEVNYGCPVPGCGNPLLTFHHFDPPFHEGRSHNPEGMIALCRVHHDAADPKGNDRGLYSTERLRAFKRAPYVTERLATRLLELPSKFVAGGGEARGSSLVVWL, from the coding sequence ATGAGCGAAGACGAACAGACACGGGCGATCCCTGAGGCCGTGCAACGGGCTCTGAGGGCGGAGGTCAACTACGGGTGCCCCGTACCTGGATGCGGCAACCCGCTCCTCACGTTCCACCACTTCGATCCCCCGTTTCACGAGGGGCGCTCGCACAATCCCGAAGGGATGATCGCGCTCTGTCGCGTCCATCACGATGCAGCGGACCCCAAGGGCAATGATCGCGGCCTCTACTCGACCGAGCGCCTGCGCGCGTTCAAGCGAGCGCCTTACGTCACTGAGCGTCTTGCCACCCGTCTTCTAGAACTGCCGTCGAAGTTCGTTGCTGGAGGCGGGGAGGCGCGGGGTTCGTCGCTCGTCGTTTGGCTCTGA
- a CDS encoding helix-turn-helix domain-containing protein produces MTTERYTTILGEVIEYAKPSAEVATFLERVKRAAHDPGVSEAQLSELVYGRGNPVLDQSVFPGRGAVTKAVHANPVWHVMQDLLDAKRVQSGNLDAGAANAAFSLTVAEAAERLEMSEGAVRQAIASEKLAAVKRGNVYLIDPASIATYRERVARRGPRAAPAPALELRIGNAPGASFMVKGGAFEESGRDGRVIDGVIREFRRVAIKFGDGGRHAQRMFVLEPATRSDEFTLGPFFVRGRYRVVEKINNPADVAERWKTFDPEVGEETPPDAQWHDTGGNLRLRARRPRIEREE; encoded by the coding sequence ATGACCACCGAGCGCTACACGACGATCCTCGGCGAGGTGATCGAGTACGCGAAGCCGAGCGCCGAGGTCGCGACCTTCCTCGAGCGCGTGAAGCGCGCCGCGCACGATCCCGGCGTGAGCGAGGCGCAGCTCTCCGAACTCGTCTACGGCCGCGGGAACCCCGTGCTCGATCAGAGCGTGTTCCCGGGTCGCGGTGCGGTCACGAAGGCCGTGCACGCGAACCCCGTGTGGCACGTGATGCAGGACCTGCTCGACGCCAAGCGCGTGCAGAGTGGGAACCTCGATGCGGGCGCGGCGAACGCCGCGTTCTCGCTCACCGTCGCGGAAGCTGCTGAGAGGCTCGAGATGAGCGAGGGCGCCGTGCGTCAGGCGATCGCGAGCGAGAAGCTCGCCGCGGTGAAGCGCGGGAACGTGTACCTGATCGACCCCGCGTCGATCGCGACCTACCGCGAGCGCGTGGCGCGCCGCGGGCCCCGCGCGGCGCCCGCGCCTGCGCTCGAGCTCCGCATCGGGAACGCGCCGGGGGCGAGCTTCATGGTGAAGGGCGGAGCGTTCGAGGAGAGCGGCCGTGACGGCCGTGTTATCGACGGCGTCATCCGCGAGTTCCGGCGCGTCGCGATCAAGTTCGGCGACGGTGGGCGACACGCGCAGCGGATGTTCGTTCTCGAGCCGGCGACCCGATCCGACGAGTTCACGCTCGGCCCGTTCTTCGTCCGTGGGCGGTACCGGGTTGTCGAGAAGATCAACAACCCGGCCGACGTCGCGGAGCGCTGGAAGACGTTCGATCCGGAGGTCGGCGAGGAGACGCCGCCGGACGCGCAGTGGCACGACACCGGAGGCAACCTCCGGCTGCGTGCGCGTCGGCCGAGGATCGAGCGCGAGGAGTAG
- a CDS encoding SIR2 family protein, translating into MRDFLDIAEDLMRDRASGVDHAAFARVFEGIHHLRRAHSNAQLDVQNIETVLAAFEMAELFGTLGDMAPEDVKKLSASMRTLIVDTIENRIQFKRGTASLEPPRTYSWLALLCKQMLDDGKPPTIITFNYDTALDYALHYYRANPSYCLDGAEPNGVRLLKLHGSLNWATSPDAPEEIVALPWSQLTGSMHLGSSETLSVPVSKFLGKLGDKYARRPVIVAPSWSKLPSYQLLAPVWRRAARELRDAEYIDVAGFSLAASDGFFQMLYGIGTTGRARIRRFAVADPNIEEIRDRFENLLGQAALPQFKPVDEYFDGFVENHLRHAWGYPTYPLHHYY; encoded by the coding sequence ATGCGCGACTTCCTCGACATCGCCGAGGACCTGATGCGTGACCGGGCCTCCGGGGTGGATCACGCGGCGTTCGCTCGGGTGTTTGAGGGCATTCACCACCTGCGGCGAGCGCATTCGAATGCGCAGCTCGACGTTCAGAACATTGAGACGGTGCTCGCTGCGTTCGAGATGGCGGAACTGTTCGGCACGCTCGGTGACATGGCTCCCGAGGACGTCAAGAAGCTCTCCGCATCGATGCGAACGCTGATCGTCGACACCATCGAGAACAGAATTCAGTTCAAGAGGGGAACCGCCTCGCTGGAGCCTCCGCGCACGTATTCGTGGCTGGCCCTCCTCTGCAAGCAGATGCTCGACGACGGCAAGCCGCCGACGATCATCACATTCAACTACGACACGGCGCTCGACTACGCGCTGCATTACTACCGAGCGAATCCGTCGTACTGTCTCGATGGCGCGGAGCCGAACGGCGTCCGGCTGCTCAAGCTTCATGGCTCACTAAACTGGGCGACCTCGCCCGATGCGCCGGAAGAGATCGTCGCCCTTCCGTGGTCGCAGCTCACAGGGTCCATGCATCTCGGATCGTCCGAGACGCTCTCCGTTCCCGTGAGCAAGTTCCTGGGGAAGCTCGGCGACAAGTACGCCCGCAGACCGGTCATCGTTGCTCCGTCGTGGAGCAAGCTGCCGTCGTATCAACTGCTCGCACCAGTATGGCGGCGGGCCGCGCGTGAGCTCCGCGACGCGGAGTACATCGACGTCGCGGGATTCTCGCTCGCGGCATCCGACGGCTTCTTCCAGATGCTCTACGGGATCGGAACTACGGGCCGCGCGCGCATTCGGCGATTCGCAGTGGCCGACCCCAACATCGAGGAGATCCGAGACCGGTTCGAAAACCTGCTCGGACAAGCTGCGCTACCTCAGTTCAAGCCGGTCGATGAGTACTTCGATGGTTTCGTAGAGAACCATCTGCGGCATGCTTGGGGATACCCGACGTACCCGCTCCATCACTACTACTAG
- a CDS encoding serine/threonine-protein kinase, producing MSSAPSRERRVAISSRFERIERIGRGEGQNSQVWRAFDRQRGDQVILKEIDLRFFDGDPELFFEETQAVCAAACDRVVPLYVAGRNDTHICLTMPIMAGSLAKEIRDAPIPAARAIAIGQDICDGVGAVHRAERLHLDLKPANVLLDAHGRGVIADFGQAMRVDGLGIAISEPRMYEPYWPPEVFAKKRSLTVLSDVYQIGLTLYAAVNGDNWYRSQLDQLHELELAPKILDGTFPDRDAFLPHVPDHLRRVIRKATALKPSDRFESAADLSDALGDVDPKHPWRVTQDDHDGYAWVLDETADRSAVKVYARFDGKYWSVEVWTQTGDASPRKRAASSLWGKKLTWVKANTLLKRAFRSLP from the coding sequence GTGAGCTCGGCACCTAGCAGAGAACGGCGCGTCGCGATCAGTTCTCGATTCGAGCGCATCGAGCGGATCGGCCGTGGCGAAGGCCAAAACTCGCAGGTCTGGCGTGCCTTCGATCGCCAACGTGGCGACCAGGTGATCCTCAAGGAGATCGACTTACGCTTCTTCGACGGCGATCCCGAACTCTTCTTCGAGGAGACGCAAGCGGTTTGCGCCGCGGCCTGCGACCGCGTCGTCCCGCTCTACGTGGCCGGCAGGAACGACACGCACATCTGTCTGACGATGCCGATCATGGCGGGGTCGCTCGCGAAGGAGATCCGCGATGCACCGATCCCCGCGGCCCGTGCAATCGCGATCGGCCAGGACATCTGCGATGGCGTCGGTGCAGTTCACCGAGCCGAACGTCTTCACCTGGACCTCAAGCCCGCGAACGTGCTTCTCGACGCTCACGGACGAGGTGTGATCGCCGACTTCGGGCAAGCGATGCGCGTCGACGGGCTCGGAATCGCGATCAGCGAGCCACGCATGTACGAGCCCTACTGGCCGCCCGAGGTCTTCGCTAAGAAGCGGTCGCTCACCGTCCTCTCCGATGTGTATCAGATCGGCCTGACCCTCTATGCAGCGGTCAACGGCGACAACTGGTATCGCTCCCAGCTCGATCAGCTGCACGAACTCGAGCTCGCGCCGAAGATCCTTGACGGCACGTTCCCCGATCGCGACGCGTTCTTGCCTCACGTTCCCGATCACCTGCGCCGCGTCATCCGGAAGGCGACGGCGCTCAAACCCAGCGATCGCTTCGAATCCGCCGCGGACCTATCCGACGCTCTGGGAGACGTCGACCCGAAGCACCCGTGGCGCGTGACCCAGGACGATCACGATGGCTATGCATGGGTGTTGGACGAGACGGCCGACCGCTCGGCCGTGAAGGTCTATGCACGCTTCGACGGCAAGTACTGGAGTGTCGAAGTCTGGACGCAGACCGGCGACGCATCGCCGCGAAAACGCGCCGCGAGCAGCCTCTGGGGCAAGAAGCTGACGTGGGTGAAGGCCAACACCCTCCTCAAGCGCGCTTTCCGCTCGCTGCCCTAG
- a CDS encoding MafI family immunity protein, with the protein MRDYDERFDRLRESLAERVDAAVLSDALAYLSFREWGLALEALCDQLLEHAVVISQRECELIEELRSAMGIPKERLAFVRELVAR; encoded by the coding sequence GTGCGCGACTACGACGAGCGATTCGATCGATTGCGAGAGTCCCTCGCCGAACGCGTGGACGCCGCGGTCCTCAGTGACGCGCTCGCATACCTCTCGTTTCGCGAGTGGGGCCTCGCCCTCGAAGCGCTCTGCGACCAGCTCCTCGAGCACGCCGTGGTCATCTCGCAACGCGAGTGCGAACTTATCGAGGAGCTCAGGTCGGCGATGGGGATCCCGAAGGAGCGCCTCGCGTTCGTGCGCGAGCTCGTCGCCCGCTAA
- a CDS encoding ankyrin repeat domain-containing protein — protein sequence MTHVDDATLFAALRSADPDAVDAALANGGDPDGPRDRYGRTALHVAVRTGRHTCIARLIARGADPFVSDPRGESALDAALDEGDATLFDAMPSAGRSLPPLKLARRLNVAVRWPKLASWILQPGDAPLTDATSSERAIAEDWEDDALPEPVTASLLHALVDAHNWDSGNELVVRVVAHPLCTPLTARLAYDRAELASYDPSEPVPAWQRADVRWQADLFVVLHTRFAAAIDEPR from the coding sequence ATGACCCATGTCGACGACGCCACGCTGTTCGCTGCGCTGCGGAGCGCTGACCCGGATGCCGTCGACGCTGCCCTCGCGAACGGCGGGGATCCCGACGGCCCGCGTGATCGATACGGGCGGACCGCGCTCCACGTCGCCGTGAGAACCGGGCGGCACACCTGCATCGCGCGACTGATCGCGCGCGGCGCGGATCCGTTCGTTTCCGATCCTCGCGGCGAATCCGCACTCGACGCTGCGCTCGACGAGGGCGACGCGACGCTCTTCGACGCGATGCCCAGCGCAGGCCGAAGCTTGCCCCCGTTGAAGCTGGCGCGCCGGCTCAACGTCGCCGTCCGATGGCCGAAGCTCGCGAGCTGGATTCTCCAACCGGGCGATGCGCCCCTAACCGACGCGACATCCTCGGAACGAGCCATCGCGGAGGATTGGGAGGATGACGCCCTCCCCGAGCCGGTCACGGCGAGCCTGCTCCATGCGCTCGTCGACGCGCACAACTGGGACAGCGGGAACGAGCTCGTCGTGCGCGTCGTCGCGCATCCGCTCTGCACGCCGCTCACCGCGCGGCTGGCGTATGACCGCGCGGAGCTCGCGTCCTACGATCCCAGTGAACCGGTTCCCGCTTGGCAGCGGGCCGACGTGCGATGGCAGGCCGACTTGTTCGTCGTGCTCCACACGCGATTCGCAGCAGCGAT